A single region of the Variovorax paradoxus genome encodes:
- a CDS encoding c-type cytochrome: MKFRTSALLSSLFLIAGVACTLAVAAPDPAPYKVTDGYKVDPETMKGFRTWRSAACDRCHGPNQEGMVGPSLINSLKTLKKEEFIKVVRDGRLDKGMQSFGNNPAVMENINQLYAYLKGRSDGAITRARVEENK; this comes from the coding sequence ATGAAATTCCGTACGTCAGCGTTGCTGTCTTCTCTTTTTCTGATTGCAGGCGTGGCCTGCACCCTGGCCGTCGCAGCGCCGGACCCGGCGCCCTACAAGGTGACCGATGGCTACAAGGTCGACCCCGAAACCATGAAGGGTTTCCGTACCTGGCGCTCCGCGGCCTGCGACCGTTGCCACGGCCCCAACCAGGAAGGCATGGTGGGACCTTCCCTCATCAACAGCCTGAAGACCCTGAAGAAAGAAGAGTTCATCAAGGTCGTGCGTGACGGACGGCTCGACAAGGGCATGCAGAGCTTCGGCAACAACCCGGCGGTGATGGAAAACATCAACCAGCTCTATGCCTACCTGAAGGGCCGGTCGGACGGCGCGATTACACGCGCCCGCGTGGAAGAAAACAAATGA
- a CDS encoding AAA family ATPase, whose amino-acid sequence MGSQEQLEDWRRLALRVESEVAKAVIGQAETIRLINVALFARGHVLLEGDVGVGKTTVLRAFSRAIGGDFERVEGTVDLMPGDLVYHTYVDAQGRPRIDPGPLLRHGERLVTFFFNEINRARPQVQSLLLRAMAERTVSAFDREYSFPHMTVFADRNKVEREETFELASAARDRFMFELNMPKPSDRAIRQSLVFDTAYHDTEALIDKVAPAILPWDRLNAIAAEVQRSVRASETIERYVLDVWEATEVPQKFGIRLDNVDMDRLILAGASPRGMSALLRAARTVAWLEGRSHLEPADLAAVLPSVLGHRVFFTPVYELRRAELSEALVTQIIDKIAAP is encoded by the coding sequence ATGGGCTCCCAGGAACAACTCGAAGACTGGCGGCGCCTTGCGCTGCGCGTGGAAAGCGAAGTCGCCAAGGCGGTGATCGGGCAGGCGGAGACGATCCGCCTCATCAACGTGGCGCTGTTCGCGCGCGGCCACGTGCTGCTCGAGGGCGACGTGGGCGTCGGCAAGACCACGGTGCTGCGCGCCTTCTCGCGCGCCATTGGCGGCGATTTCGAGCGTGTGGAGGGCACGGTCGACCTGATGCCGGGCGACCTGGTCTATCACACCTATGTCGATGCGCAAGGCCGGCCGCGCATCGACCCCGGGCCGCTGCTGCGCCACGGCGAGCGGCTGGTCACCTTCTTCTTCAACGAAATCAACCGGGCCCGGCCGCAGGTGCAGTCGCTGCTGCTGCGCGCCATGGCCGAGCGCACCGTGTCGGCCTTCGACCGCGAGTACAGCTTTCCGCACATGACGGTGTTTGCGGACCGCAACAAGGTCGAGCGCGAAGAGACTTTCGAGCTGGCCTCCGCGGCGCGTGACCGCTTCATGTTCGAGCTGAACATGCCCAAGCCGAGCGACCGCGCCATCCGCCAGTCGCTGGTGTTCGACACGGCCTACCACGACACCGAAGCGCTCATCGACAAGGTGGCGCCCGCCATCCTGCCGTGGGACCGGCTCAACGCCATTGCCGCAGAAGTGCAGCGCAGCGTGCGCGCCAGCGAAACCATCGAGCGCTATGTGCTCGACGTGTGGGAGGCCACCGAGGTACCGCAGAAGTTCGGCATACGCCTGGACAACGTGGACATGGACCGGCTGATCCTGGCCGGCGCAAGCCCGCGCGGCATGAGCGCGCTGCTGCGCGCCGCGCGCACCGTGGCGTGGCTCGAAGGCCGCTCTCACCTGGAGCCTGCGGATCTTGCGGCAGTGCTGCCGTCGGTGCTTGGGCACCGCGTGTTCTTTACGCCGGTGTACGAGTTGCGGCGCGCCGAGCTGTCGGAAGCGCTGGTCACGCAGATCATCGACAAGATCGCCGCGCCTTGA
- a CDS encoding substrate-binding domain-containing protein codes for MTARPRAGRPVAFRARLGAALAGVACCCALVPAVAVAQETPPRKALRVCQDPNNMPFSNNKGEGIENRIAELFGKTLGLPVTYYSFPQRLAFFRNTLRYKLPGQDYPCDIVMGVPVGLDEVSVTKPYYRSTYALVFPKGKGMDNVASAEDFLKLDPAKLKSLRIGIYDRSPASQWLNRHGLLEQGIPYKLMSADPAQYPGEIVERDLAEGKLDVVVVWGPIAGFFAKRVKTPDLVVVPLKSEKGLKLDYQMAMGVRYGEREWKQQIEGLIESKAPEIQAILKEYGVPLVDASFGAPNN; via the coding sequence ATGACCGCCCGGCCGCGCGCTGGCAGGCCCGTTGCTTTCCGCGCTCGCCTCGGGGCGGCGCTGGCGGGCGTGGCATGCTGCTGCGCGCTGGTACCGGCCGTGGCCGTGGCCCAGGAGACGCCGCCGCGCAAGGCGCTGCGCGTGTGCCAGGACCCGAACAACATGCCCTTCTCCAACAACAAGGGAGAAGGCATCGAGAACCGCATCGCCGAGCTGTTCGGCAAGACCCTGGGGCTGCCGGTCACTTACTACTCGTTTCCGCAGCGGCTGGCCTTCTTTCGCAACACGCTGCGCTACAAGCTGCCGGGGCAAGACTATCCGTGCGACATCGTGATGGGCGTGCCCGTCGGGCTCGATGAGGTTTCGGTCACCAAGCCGTACTACCGCTCGACCTATGCGCTGGTGTTTCCCAAGGGCAAGGGCATGGACAACGTGGCTTCGGCGGAAGACTTCCTGAAGCTCGATCCGGCCAAGCTCAAATCGCTGCGCATCGGCATCTACGACCGTTCGCCGGCTTCGCAATGGCTCAACCGGCACGGCCTGCTGGAGCAAGGCATTCCCTACAAGCTCATGAGTGCCGATCCCGCCCAGTACCCGGGCGAGATCGTCGAGCGGGACCTGGCCGAAGGCAAGCTCGACGTCGTGGTCGTATGGGGGCCGATTGCGGGCTTCTTCGCCAAGCGCGTCAAGACGCCCGACCTTGTCGTGGTGCCACTGAAGTCCGAAAAAGGCCTCAAGCTCGACTACCAGATGGCCATGGGCGTGCGCTACGGCGAACGCGAGTGGAAGCAGCAGATCGAGGGGCTGATCGAATCCAAGGCGCCAGAGATCCAGGCCATCCTGAAGGAGTACGGTGTCCCGCTGGTCGATGCATCTTTCGGAGCGCCCAACAACTGA
- a CDS encoding SRPBCC family protein — MPTQPFSRRTLSVLLASALLAASASSQAHGPTRQKVSEKVTIEAPADAVWAKVKNFNALKEWHPAVADSPADKGNAEGSVRTVKLKDGGTLIETLESYDDAQKKYSYRAKDGGALPVTNYTSTLSVVADGGKSVVEWRGAFYRGFPNNNPPPELNDEAALKAVTGVYRGGLAHLKKMMESK; from the coding sequence ATGCCGACTCAACCTTTCAGCCGAAGAACTCTCTCCGTCCTGCTCGCATCCGCCCTGCTCGCCGCATCGGCCTCCAGCCAGGCCCACGGGCCAACACGCCAGAAGGTGAGCGAGAAAGTCACCATCGAGGCGCCCGCCGACGCGGTGTGGGCCAAGGTCAAGAACTTCAATGCGCTGAAGGAGTGGCACCCGGCGGTGGCCGACAGCCCCGCCGACAAGGGCAACGCCGAAGGCTCGGTTCGCACCGTCAAGCTCAAGGACGGCGGCACGCTGATCGAAACGCTCGAAAGCTACGACGACGCGCAAAAGAAATACAGCTACCGCGCCAAGGACGGCGGCGCGCTGCCGGTCACCAACTACACCTCCACCCTCTCGGTGGTGGCGGACGGCGGCAAGTCGGTCGTCGAATGGCGCGGCGCCTTCTACCGCGGCTTTCCCAACAACAATCCGCCGCCCGAGCTCAACGACGAGGCCGCGCTCAAGGCCGTGACCGGCGTGTACCGCGGCGGGCTCGCCCACCTGAAGAAGATGATGGAGTCGAAGTAG
- a CDS encoding MxaK protein — protein sequence MKRRTIHLVFGVLSLCCVGVVCERGLRLHRTAGLNAEIARIAAMPAGKDAAPAPLSAPRELQLAQALALSKAGAHDAALKGYAALIQSGERDPVARQALFNLGNMYLRQGMAQEAGALPLFELGKQRLRDLLRAAPQDWDARYNLERALRLAPEDQEAFSAEQQPTHEQRRVRVPGFVAGDLP from the coding sequence ATGAAGCGGCGCACGATTCACCTGGTGTTTGGCGTGCTGAGCCTGTGCTGCGTGGGTGTTGTTTGCGAGCGTGGGCTGCGCCTGCACCGCACGGCTGGCCTCAATGCCGAAATCGCCCGCATCGCCGCCATGCCCGCGGGCAAGGACGCAGCGCCGGCCCCGCTTTCGGCCCCGCGTGAACTGCAGCTGGCGCAGGCGCTGGCCCTTTCGAAAGCCGGCGCCCACGATGCCGCGCTCAAGGGCTATGCGGCGCTGATCCAGAGCGGAGAACGCGACCCCGTGGCGCGGCAGGCGTTGTTCAACCTGGGCAACATGTACCTGCGCCAGGGCATGGCGCAAGAAGCCGGCGCACTGCCGCTGTTCGAACTTGGCAAGCAGCGGCTGCGCGACCTGCTGCGCGCCGCGCCGCAAGACTGGGACGCGCGCTACAACCTGGAGCGTGCGCTGCGCCTCGCGCCCGAAGACCAGGAAGCCTTTTCGGCCGAGCAGCAGCCGACGCACGAACAGCGCCGGGTCCGGGTGCCGGGCTTCGTCGCCGGAGACCTGCCGTGA
- a CDS encoding DUF58 domain-containing protein, whose translation MDRVDEFHYQLPRRFGGWRPGAQRGLSQGSGQEFAAHRRLFDHPDPRRIDLRASVRDGRGDWLVRIHRLRVAIPVHVVVDVSASMHFGAERRKLDVVADLVEALGYSAFRAGDTVGLLAFDQREREDLFVPARHSRGNGSLMAKMLRECRATPGAAPSADSTAGGLRRATERLVGRGGLVFLASDFHWPVAALGELLPQFAPACIVPLVVWDPAETEPPDARALVALSDAETGSRRSLWMRDSLRTRWRNAVAARRAELTELFNAHGMPPFHLHGRFDAEALTRYFMETTA comes from the coding sequence ATGGACCGCGTCGACGAATTCCACTACCAGCTGCCGCGCCGCTTCGGCGGCTGGCGGCCCGGTGCGCAGCGGGGCCTGAGCCAGGGCAGCGGGCAGGAATTTGCCGCGCACCGGCGGTTGTTCGACCATCCCGATCCGCGCCGCATCGACCTGCGCGCCAGCGTGCGCGACGGCCGCGGCGACTGGCTGGTGCGCATCCATCGGTTGCGCGTCGCCATTCCCGTGCATGTCGTGGTGGACGTATCGGCGTCGATGCATTTCGGCGCCGAGCGGCGAAAGCTCGACGTGGTGGCCGACCTGGTCGAGGCGCTGGGCTACAGCGCCTTTCGGGCCGGCGACACCGTCGGCCTGCTGGCCTTCGACCAGCGAGAGCGCGAAGACCTGTTCGTGCCCGCGCGCCACAGCCGCGGCAACGGCAGCCTGATGGCGAAGATGCTGCGCGAATGCCGAGCGACACCGGGCGCAGCCCCATCCGCCGACAGCACAGCAGGCGGCCTGCGGCGTGCCACCGAGCGACTGGTCGGCCGGGGCGGGCTGGTGTTTCTCGCTTCCGATTTTCACTGGCCTGTTGCAGCGCTCGGCGAGCTGCTTCCGCAATTCGCGCCGGCCTGCATCGTTCCATTGGTGGTCTGGGACCCCGCCGAAACCGAACCGCCGGATGCACGTGCATTGGTGGCCCTGAGCGATGCCGAAACCGGAAGCCGGCGCAGCCTGTGGATGCGCGATTCGCTGCGCACGCGGTGGCGCAATGCCGTTGCGGCGCGGCGCGCGGAGCTCACCGAGCTGTTCAACGCGCATGGCATGCCGCCTTTTCATCTGCACGGACGCTTCGACGCCGAGGCGCTCACGCGGTACTTCATGGAGACGACGGCATGA
- a CDS encoding methanol/ethanol family PQQ-dependent dehydrogenase: MKFSRQIAGRLVRHVGVAVLALPALALANADVEQNIANSKNWATQAGDMFNQRYSKLNQITKSNVGKMQVAWTFSTGVLRGHEGSPLVVDGTMYLHSPFPNKVYALDVETQKILWKYEPKQDQSVIAVMCCDTVNRGLAYAEGKVFLQQADTTLVALDAKTGKVAWTVKNGDPKVGATNTNAPHVFKDKVITGISGGEFGVRGFLAAYNIKDGKLAWKGFSTGPDEEMLMDPAKTMTWTDGKLAPVGKDSSLKTWKGDQWKIGGGTTWGWYSYDKATNAVYYGTGNPSTWNPSQRPGDNKWSMSIFSRDVDTGKVNWVYQMTPFDEWDFDGINEMILADINVKGKPTKALVHFDRNGFAYTLDRVTGALLVAEKYDPKVNWATHVDMKTGRPQVVAKYSTAQNGADVNTKGVCPAALGSKDQQPASFDPNTKLFYVPTNHVCMDYEPFKVEYTAGQPYVGATLSMYPTPGSHGGMGNFITWDAGTGKIVQTKAEKFSVWSGSLNTAGGISCYGTLEGYLKCVDAKDINKELFKFKTPSGIIGNVFTYEHKGKQYIGVFSGIGGWAGIGMAAGIDPEKSTEGLGAVGGYKELAQYTELGGSLTVFALPKN; the protein is encoded by the coding sequence ATGAAGTTTTCCAGGCAGATCGCCGGCCGTCTCGTACGGCATGTCGGCGTCGCGGTGTTGGCTCTTCCGGCTTTGGCGCTAGCCAATGCCGACGTGGAGCAAAACATCGCCAACTCCAAGAACTGGGCCACGCAAGCGGGCGATATGTTCAACCAGCGCTACAGCAAGTTGAATCAGATCACCAAGAGCAACGTGGGCAAGATGCAGGTCGCGTGGACGTTCTCCACCGGCGTGCTGCGCGGACACGAGGGTTCGCCCCTGGTGGTCGACGGCACGATGTACCTGCACTCGCCGTTTCCCAACAAGGTGTACGCACTCGACGTCGAAACCCAGAAAATCCTCTGGAAGTACGAGCCCAAGCAGGACCAGTCGGTCATTGCCGTCATGTGCTGCGACACCGTGAACCGGGGCCTCGCCTATGCCGAGGGCAAGGTCTTCCTGCAACAGGCGGACACCACGCTGGTGGCGCTCGACGCGAAGACCGGCAAGGTGGCGTGGACGGTGAAGAACGGCGATCCGAAGGTCGGCGCCACCAACACCAACGCCCCTCACGTCTTCAAGGACAAGGTCATCACCGGCATCAGCGGCGGCGAGTTCGGGGTGCGCGGCTTCCTGGCCGCCTACAACATCAAGGACGGCAAGCTGGCGTGGAAGGGCTTCAGCACGGGCCCCGACGAAGAAATGCTGATGGACCCGGCCAAGACCATGACCTGGACCGACGGCAAGCTCGCGCCGGTGGGCAAGGACTCTTCGCTGAAGACCTGGAAGGGCGACCAGTGGAAGATCGGCGGCGGCACCACCTGGGGCTGGTACAGCTACGACAAGGCGACCAATGCCGTGTACTACGGCACCGGAAACCCGTCGACCTGGAACCCCTCGCAGCGTCCCGGCGACAACAAATGGTCGATGAGCATCTTCTCGCGCGACGTGGACACCGGCAAGGTCAACTGGGTCTACCAGATGACACCTTTCGACGAATGGGACTTCGACGGCATCAATGAAATGATCCTGGCGGACATCAACGTCAAGGGCAAGCCGACCAAGGCGCTGGTGCACTTCGACCGCAACGGCTTTGCCTACACGCTGGACCGGGTGACCGGCGCGCTGCTGGTGGCCGAGAAGTACGATCCCAAGGTGAACTGGGCCACCCACGTGGACATGAAGACAGGCCGCCCGCAGGTGGTTGCCAAGTACTCCACGGCGCAGAACGGCGCGGACGTCAACACCAAGGGCGTCTGCCCCGCGGCGCTCGGCAGCAAGGACCAGCAACCCGCCTCCTTCGATCCCAACACCAAGCTCTTCTACGTGCCGACGAACCACGTCTGCATGGACTACGAGCCGTTCAAGGTCGAATACACCGCGGGCCAGCCGTACGTGGGCGCCACGCTGTCGATGTACCCCACGCCGGGCAGCCATGGCGGCATGGGCAACTTCATTACCTGGGACGCAGGCACCGGCAAGATCGTGCAGACCAAGGCCGAGAAGTTTTCGGTGTGGAGCGGCTCGCTGAACACCGCCGGCGGCATCTCCTGCTACGGCACGCTGGAGGGCTACCTGAAGTGCGTGGACGCCAAGGACATCAACAAGGAGCTCTTCAAGTTCAAGACGCCGTCGGGCATCATCGGCAATGTGTTCACCTATGAGCACAAGGGCAAGCAGTACATCGGCGTGTTCTCGGGCATTGGCGGCTGGGCCGGCATCGGCATGGCAGCCGGCATCGATCCCGAGAAGAGCACCGAAGGTCTGGGCGCAGTCGGCGGCTACAAGGAACTCGCCCAGTACACCGAGCTCGGTGGTTCGCTGACGGTGTTCGCGCTGCCGAAGAACTGA
- a CDS encoding vWA domain-containing protein: protein MRFDLAQPWMLALLPLALLPLLRRRSDTLGFSYVAWLPSDRVGRLVGFMWRAFAVGAMAFTVLGLAGPGQSGAVVERAGRGAEVLILMDRSSSMDATVHTNGLQTAGRMSQEPKAKVVRDLLSEFVAKRPDNRFAFMTFSTVPVAVVPFTQKTDTVQAALAATAIGRGLPETRMGVALLAAIEEFEGRSYSGSRVILIVSDGGAQLDEATRERIHAGLAREKIGLYWIYVRSGPNSPNLNTETVSAYGLGEELALHQFFKTLATPYRLYQVDDSNAMAAAMAEIDRQQNFPLTIHERVPRRDHGAAFYLAAMLCCAGLLACRSVQLQSWRKST, encoded by the coding sequence ATGCGCTTCGACCTTGCCCAGCCCTGGATGCTCGCCCTGCTGCCGCTCGCGCTGCTGCCGCTCTTGCGCAGGCGCAGCGACACGCTGGGCTTCTCCTACGTCGCCTGGCTGCCGTCGGACCGGGTCGGCCGCCTTGTCGGCTTCATGTGGCGTGCGTTCGCGGTCGGCGCCATGGCCTTCACCGTTCTGGGACTTGCCGGGCCGGGCCAATCGGGCGCGGTGGTCGAGCGTGCCGGGCGCGGCGCGGAGGTGCTCATTCTCATGGACCGCAGCAGCAGCATGGACGCGACGGTGCACACCAACGGCCTGCAGACCGCGGGCCGCATGTCGCAGGAGCCCAAGGCCAAGGTGGTGCGCGACCTGCTGAGCGAGTTCGTTGCCAAGCGGCCCGACAACCGCTTTGCCTTCATGACGTTCAGCACGGTGCCGGTTGCGGTGGTGCCCTTCACCCAGAAGACCGACACCGTGCAAGCCGCGCTCGCAGCGACCGCCATTGGCCGCGGCCTGCCCGAGACACGCATGGGTGTGGCGCTGCTCGCCGCCATCGAGGAATTCGAAGGCCGAAGCTATTCCGGCAGCCGCGTGATCCTGATCGTTTCTGACGGCGGCGCGCAGCTCGACGAGGCGACGCGCGAGCGCATTCATGCCGGACTCGCGCGCGAGAAGATCGGGCTCTACTGGATCTACGTGCGCAGCGGCCCGAACTCGCCCAACCTCAACACCGAGACGGTATCGGCCTACGGTCTTGGCGAGGAGCTGGCGCTGCACCAGTTCTTCAAGACGCTGGCCACGCCCTACCGGCTCTACCAGGTAGACGATTCGAATGCCATGGCGGCCGCCATGGCCGAGATCGACCGGCAGCAAAATTTTCCGCTGACCATTCATGAACGGGTGCCGCGGCGCGACCACGGCGCGGCCTTCTATCTTGCGGCCATGCTGTGCTGCGCGGGCCTGCTCGCGTGCCGCTCGGTGCAGCTGCAAAGCTGGCGAAAAAGCACATGA
- a CDS encoding calcium incorporation protein MxaA: MNRRLAALLVLAIATGTASAATVEQPRAFGHVIGDVLTQRVLLEQAGRTLQPGALPSAARIDLWLERRPSRIETDAEGRRWLAIDYQVINAPRALTAVSLPALNIATTSGVPLALPAWPISIGPLTPLEVPGQGDLQPLRPDRAVAPLPTYALGQQLKFSVLALLAVLVAWLGWWAWRNRREAQQLPFANAWRELKRIGDPASPEAWRVLHRALNRSAGRVVHHASLPQLMAEAPYLRPLQPRLEEFYRESTRRFFFAESVAAATQPEGAYPLRPLCRALRDAEKRHRH, from the coding sequence ATGAACCGGCGCCTTGCAGCCCTGCTGGTGCTAGCAATCGCGACCGGAACGGCAAGCGCCGCGACGGTCGAGCAGCCGCGCGCATTCGGGCATGTGATCGGCGACGTTCTCACGCAGCGCGTGCTGCTCGAGCAGGCCGGCCGGACTCTGCAGCCCGGCGCGCTGCCCAGCGCGGCGCGCATCGACCTGTGGCTCGAACGCAGGCCCTCGCGCATCGAGACCGATGCCGAGGGGCGGCGCTGGCTGGCCATCGACTACCAGGTGATCAACGCGCCGCGCGCGCTTACCGCCGTTTCGCTGCCGGCGCTCAACATTGCGACCACATCGGGCGTGCCGCTCGCGCTGCCCGCATGGCCTATCAGCATCGGCCCGCTGACGCCTCTCGAAGTGCCGGGGCAAGGCGATCTGCAGCCGCTGCGGCCGGACCGCGCCGTCGCGCCACTTCCCACCTACGCGCTCGGCCAACAGCTGAAGTTCTCGGTTCTTGCGCTGCTGGCCGTGCTTGTGGCCTGGCTCGGCTGGTGGGCGTGGCGAAACCGGCGCGAAGCGCAGCAGCTTCCGTTCGCAAACGCCTGGCGCGAGCTGAAGCGGATCGGCGATCCCGCGAGCCCGGAAGCCTGGCGCGTGTTGCATCGCGCGCTCAACCGGAGCGCCGGCCGCGTGGTTCACCACGCCAGCCTGCCGCAGCTCATGGCAGAGGCGCCGTACCTGCGCCCGCTGCAGCCACGCCTGGAGGAGTTCTATCGCGAATCGACGCGGCGCTTCTTCTTTGCCGAGAGCGTTGCCGCGGCCACGCAGCCGGAGGGTGCCTACCCGCTCCGGCCGCTGTGCCGGGCCCTGCGCGACGCGGAAAAGCGCCACCGGCATTGA
- a CDS encoding YncE family protein, with product MTATAPPARLMLAALLLCTSAGAAPFAYITNQGSHDVSVIDLASQRVVSSIPVGKSPAGVVASSRAGRTFVSNPDSKTISVIDMRRQQVVNTLPAGDGPVGIDISGDGKHLYAADWYSSRLLVFDALAAKASKPLAAIAVGRAPAGVAAHSDGATVFVAERDDDSVAVVDTAARRVAARVRVGSHPFALLYDAPRARLYALNVQSNDVTVIDVRDTRRPAVVATVKAGKAPYGAALAQGGALLYVTNQHEDTVSVIDAASLKVLRTLPGFAYPEGIAAHGDRVYVVNWMDDNVQVLDAATGQKLSTIATGQNSRGFGAFIGAPMEP from the coding sequence ATGACGGCCACCGCACCCCCTGCGCGCCTGATGCTTGCCGCCCTGCTGCTCTGCACCTCGGCCGGGGCCGCGCCGTTCGCCTACATCACCAACCAGGGCAGCCACGACGTCTCGGTGATCGATCTTGCATCGCAACGGGTGGTGTCCAGCATTCCGGTCGGGAAGTCGCCGGCGGGCGTGGTCGCGTCCAGCCGGGCCGGCCGCACCTTCGTCTCCAACCCGGACAGCAAGACCATTTCGGTCATCGACATGCGCCGGCAGCAGGTGGTGAACACGCTGCCCGCGGGCGACGGGCCCGTGGGCATCGACATCTCCGGCGACGGAAAGCACCTGTATGCGGCCGACTGGTACAGCAGCCGGCTATTGGTGTTCGATGCATTGGCTGCCAAGGCTTCGAAGCCCCTGGCCGCTATTGCCGTCGGCCGTGCGCCGGCGGGCGTGGCCGCGCATTCGGACGGCGCCACCGTGTTCGTGGCCGAGCGCGACGACGACAGCGTGGCGGTGGTCGACACCGCGGCACGCCGGGTGGCTGCGCGCGTGCGCGTCGGCAGCCATCCGTTCGCGCTGCTCTACGACGCCCCGCGCGCACGGCTCTATGCACTCAACGTGCAGAGCAACGACGTCACGGTGATCGATGTGCGCGACACACGCCGGCCGGCCGTCGTCGCCACCGTGAAAGCGGGCAAGGCGCCCTATGGCGCGGCGCTGGCGCAGGGCGGCGCGCTTCTGTATGTGACCAACCAGCACGAAGACACCGTGAGCGTGATCGACGCCGCTTCGCTGAAGGTGCTGCGCACCCTCCCCGGCTTTGCGTACCCCGAAGGCATTGCCGCGCATGGCGACCGCGTGTACGTCGTGAACTGGATGGACGACAACGTGCAGGTGCTGGACGCCGCAACCGGGCAGAAGCTCAGCACCATTGCCACGGGGCAGAACAGCCGCGGGTTCGGTGCCTTCATCGGCGCGCCCATGGAGCCCTGA
- a CDS encoding MxaL protein, with translation MRPRLLPARWLSALRRFGGSTGNGPLLLALVLLALAVWPPRVQLQRPVFSWQVSFDITQSMNVEDVELNHVAASRLALARAAMRDVLGALPCGSRVGWSIFADYRSLVILAPVEVCSHYEELLASLERIDGRMRWANASNVSKGVTWAVRGARSVGPDTSFVFISDGQESPPLRVNETPPMTDIKPGDVKGWLIGVGGDVPVPIPKTGSTGEPAGYWRADEVVQGSAIGGTLNNEHLSELRQDHLRSLAELVGVNYRRLQTPDALRTAMLDRRYAQYLPADADLRWIPALLALLLLAWRFAPDFGWVRERQPMRREKKMAGSVQPRGLTRPA, from the coding sequence GTGAGACCGCGCTTGCTGCCCGCGCGATGGCTGTCCGCTTTGCGGCGCTTCGGCGGCAGCACGGGCAACGGGCCGTTGCTGCTCGCCCTGGTGCTGCTGGCGCTGGCCGTCTGGCCGCCGCGCGTGCAGTTGCAGCGCCCCGTCTTCAGCTGGCAGGTCAGCTTCGACATCACGCAGAGCATGAATGTCGAGGATGTCGAGCTGAACCATGTGGCCGCGAGCCGGCTTGCGCTGGCGAGAGCCGCGATGCGTGACGTGCTGGGCGCGCTGCCTTGCGGCTCCAGAGTGGGCTGGAGCATTTTTGCGGACTACCGCTCGCTGGTGATTCTTGCGCCGGTGGAGGTCTGCAGCCACTACGAAGAGCTGCTGGCCTCGCTCGAACGCATCGATGGCCGCATGCGCTGGGCCAACGCCAGCAATGTGAGCAAGGGCGTGACCTGGGCGGTGCGGGGCGCCCGCAGCGTGGGGCCCGACACCAGCTTTGTCTTCATCAGCGACGGGCAGGAGTCGCCGCCGCTGCGCGTCAACGAAACGCCACCGATGACGGACATCAAGCCCGGCGATGTGAAGGGATGGCTGATCGGCGTGGGCGGCGACGTGCCGGTGCCCATTCCCAAGACCGGCAGCACCGGCGAGCCCGCCGGCTACTGGCGGGCGGACGAAGTGGTGCAAGGCTCGGCCATCGGCGGCACGCTGAACAATGAGCATCTTTCCGAACTGCGGCAAGACCACCTGCGATCGCTGGCCGAACTCGTGGGTGTGAACTACCGGCGCCTCCAGACACCCGATGCGTTGAGAACGGCGATGCTCGACCGCCGCTATGCGCAGTACCTGCCTGCGGATGCGGACCTGCGCTGGATTCCTGCCCTGCTCGCGCTGCTGTTGCTCGCGTGGCGATTTGCGCCGGATTTCGGCTGGGTGCGCGAGCGCCAGCCGATGAGGCGGGAGAAGAAGATGGCCGGCAGCGTTCAGCCGCGCGGCCTCACGCGTCCGGCGTGA
- a CDS encoding ABC transporter ATP-binding protein — translation MLRTIDLTKRYGTRTALRSLSLQLPAGQFVALLGPNGAGKSTLFQVLTGMFAADEGEVEVAGHSLRRSATAALRHIGVVFQQMSLDLDLSIRRNLLFQADLHGLPRRLAQERIASACDRLNIDADLDRKVRELSGGNRRKVELARAGLHRPAVLLMDEATVGLDPKSRQDLLAALRADVRERGVCVLWATHRVEEAEEADRVLVLHKGALLADGTPAQVTQLLGGTTLEAGFIARTA, via the coding sequence ATGCTGCGAACCATCGACTTAACCAAGCGCTATGGAACGCGCACGGCGCTGCGGTCGTTGTCGCTGCAATTGCCCGCAGGCCAGTTTGTGGCGCTGCTCGGCCCCAACGGCGCGGGCAAGTCGACCCTGTTCCAGGTGCTGACGGGCATGTTCGCAGCCGACGAAGGCGAGGTCGAGGTTGCCGGCCATTCGCTGCGCCGCTCGGCCACTGCTGCACTGCGGCACATCGGCGTGGTGTTCCAGCAGATGTCGCTCGACCTGGACCTGAGCATCAGGCGCAACCTGCTGTTCCAGGCCGACCTGCACGGCTTGCCGCGGCGGCTCGCGCAAGAGCGCATTGCATCGGCCTGCGATCGGCTGAACATCGATGCCGACCTCGACCGCAAGGTGCGCGAACTGTCGGGCGGCAACCGGCGCAAGGTCGAGCTCGCGCGCGCCGGGCTGCACCGGCCCGCCGTTCTGCTGATGGACGAAGCCACCGTGGGGCTCGACCCGAAATCGCGCCAGGACCTCCTGGCGGCCTTGCGCGCAGACGTGCGCGAACGCGGCGTGTGCGTACTGTGGGCAACGCATCGGGTCGAAGAGGCCGAGGAGGCCGACCGTGTGCTCGTGTTGCACAAGGGAGCGCTGCTGGCGGACGGCACGCCGGCCCAGGTAACCCAGCTGCTGGGCGGCACCACGCTGGAGGCGGGCTTCATCGCACGCACCGCCTGA